One Festucalex cinctus isolate MCC-2025b chromosome 1, RoL_Fcin_1.0, whole genome shotgun sequence genomic region harbors:
- the slc2a6 gene encoding solute carrier family 2, facilitated glucose transporter member 6 yields the protein MDEERPLLIPSPEPTFNKSKLFLAVFAAVLGNFNFGYSLVYPSPVLPVLQSPDVDPRLRMDTSQAALFGSVYMLGVAGGGLGAMLLNDMIGRKLSIMVSAIPSSIGYLLLGGGVELWMLHLGRFLTGVAGGVTAASIPVYISEISHKSLRGALGTCPQITAVFGALALYALGLVLPWRWLAVAGGVPVLLMVVLLVFMPYSPRRLLSLDREEQAVRALHWLRGADYDIQSELDAIKHSIRLQSRVTWSQLAKPVYYRPILISVAMRFLQQLTGISPILVYLEPIFSQSNVSLEPRYDAAIVGLVRLVSVSLAAVLMDKAGRKALLYTSSFLMFLSTLTLTMISHTTPHHPGPAPPNFTAIMESKLHYDVAWLARNQTAAGPIPLISVVVFIFGYAMGWGPITWLLMSEVLPLAVRGVASGLCVTVSWLTAFVLTDAFTHLADTYGLYVPYFFFTVVCVVCLLFTALCVPETRGRSLEEIENYFRTRRYTINRDHSNAHAT from the exons ATGGATGAAGAAAGACCTCTACTGATCCCATCACCAGAACCCACG TTCAACAAATCCAAACTATTCCTGGCTGTTTTTGCGGCAGTCTTAGGGAACTTCAATTTTGGCTATTCCCTGGTCTACCCGTCTCCCGTCCTGCCAGTTCTCCAGAGTCCTGATGTGGACCCCCGGCTGAGGATGGACACCTCCCAGGCCGCCTTGTTCGGCTCAGTCTACATGTTGGGTGTGGCTGGTGGTGGGCTCGGGGCCATGCTGCTTAATGACATGATTGGCAGAAAGCTGAGCATTATGGTGTCAGCCATCCCTTCTTCTATCGG CTACCTGTTGTTGGGAGGGGGTGTGGAATTGTGGATGCTTCACTTGGGCCGTTTCCTCACAGGTGTCGCCGGTGGGGTGACAGCGGCGTCTATTCCT gtTTACATTTCAGAGATTTCCCATAAATCACTGAGAGGTGCCCTGGGAACCTGCCCTCAGATTACTGCTGTGTTCGGAGCACTGGCACTCTATGCTTTGG GCCTGGTGTTACCATGGCGGTGGCTTGCAGTGGCAGGAGGCGTACCAGTATTGCTGATGGTAGTGCTGCTAGTCTTCATGCCCTACTCCCCCAGAAGGCTCCTCTCCCTGGACAGAGAGGAGCAGGCCGTGCGCGCCCTTCACTGGCTGAGGGGCGCTGACTATGACATACAGAGTGAGCTCGACGCCATCAAG CACAGCATCCGTCTGCAGAGCCGGGTCACATGGTCCCAGCTGGCCAAGCCCGTCTACTACCGGCCAATCCTCATCTCCGTGGCGATGCGTTTCCTGCAGCAGCTGACTGGCATCAGCCCCATTCTTGTCTACTTGGAGCCCATCTTTTCTCAGAGCAATGTCTCACTGGAGCCCAG GTATGATGCTGCAATTGTGGGATTAGTTCGCCTTGTTTCTGTCAGCCTGGCAGCCGTTTTGATGGACAAGGCAGGGCGCAAAGCTCTGCTCTACACTTCCAGCTTTCTGATGTTCCTGTCCACGCTGACGCTGACCATGATTTCACACACCACACCTCACCATCCAGGGCCCGCCCCTCCGAACTTCACCGCAATTATGGAGAGCAAGCTCCACTATGACGTGGCTTGGCTGGCTCGCAATCAAACGGCTGCAGGCCCTATTCCACTTATCAGCGTTGTGGTATTTATATTTG GATACGCCATGGGATGGGGGCCAATCACGTGGCTGCTCATGTCAGAGGTGTTGCCTCTGGCCGTGAGGGGCGTGGCCTCAGGCCTGTGCGTGACTGTGAGCTGGTTGACAGCCTTCGTGCTCACAGACGCCTTCACTCACCTGGCAGACACTTACGGCCTGTACGTGCCGTACTTTTTTTTCACGGTGGTGTGCGTCGTGTGTCTGCTCTTCACCGCCTTATGCGTCCCAGAGACCCGGGGCCGATCTCTGGAGGAAATCGAGAACTATTTCAGGACACGCCGATATACTATTAATCGTGATCATTCCAATGCACATGCTACATGA